In a single window of the Deltaproteobacteria bacterium genome:
- the vorB gene encoding 3-methyl-2-oxobutanoate dehydrogenase subunit VorB — MRGSQVIGEAAVRAGCRFYAGYPITPQNELTEYMAAAMAKTPDGTFIQAESEIAAINMVLGASMAGTRAMTSSSSPGVSLKQEGISFLAGSELPAVIVNTMRGGPGLGNIAPTQGDYFQATRGGGHGDYRSIVLAPASGQEEADLTRKAFEYADRYRTPVVILIDGMMGQMMEPVVLPDPIDPRKLPEKSWVLDGAKGRPSRIIKSLILNTSTMEEHNWKLYRKYETISKEITAAECHLTQDARLIVIAYGTAARIAKGAIKRVREMGLKVGLLRPITLWPFPKNKLVEKSRVVRNFLVFEMNTGQMVEDVKLSLEGRANVHFYGRPGGIISTPDEISKVISSLYYRQHLEEE; from the coding sequence ATGAGGGGCAGCCAGGTCATCGGCGAAGCAGCCGTTCGTGCCGGATGCCGGTTCTACGCCGGGTACCCCATCACACCGCAGAATGAATTGACGGAGTACATGGCGGCGGCCATGGCAAAGACCCCCGACGGAACGTTCATTCAGGCCGAAAGCGAGATCGCGGCAATCAATATGGTACTGGGGGCCTCCATGGCGGGAACCCGGGCCATGACCAGTTCATCGAGCCCGGGGGTGAGCCTCAAGCAGGAGGGGATCTCCTTCCTTGCCGGTTCGGAACTACCGGCGGTCATTGTCAACACCATGCGCGGCGGTCCCGGCCTGGGGAACATTGCACCCACCCAGGGAGATTATTTCCAGGCAACTCGAGGCGGTGGACATGGAGATTACCGGTCCATCGTCCTGGCTCCGGCCTCAGGCCAGGAAGAGGCTGACCTGACAAGAAAGGCCTTTGAATATGCCGATCGGTATCGCACGCCCGTGGTCATACTCATCGACGGCATGATGGGACAGATGATGGAGCCTGTTGTGCTGCCCGATCCCATCGACCCCCGCAAACTCCCGGAAAAATCCTGGGTCCTCGACGGAGCGAAGGGCCGGCCCAGCAGGATCATTAAATCCCTGATCCTGAACACGAGCACCATGGAGGAGCACAACTGGAAGCTCTATCGAAAATATGAAACGATAAGCAAAGAGATCACCGCGGCCGAATGCCATCTTACCCAGGACGCCCGGTTGATCGTTATCGCTTATGGAACAGCGGCACGCATCGCGAAGGGGGCCATCAAGCGGGTCCGTGAGATGGGGCTCAAGGTGGGACTCCTCCGGCCGATCACCCTCTGGCCGTTTCCCAAGAACAAACTGGTCGAAAAGAGCCGGGTGGTAAGAAATTTTCTCGTATTTGAAATGAACACGGGGCAGATGGTGGAGGACGTCAAGCTTTCCCTTGAAGGGAGGGCAAACGTTCATTTCTACGGCAGGCCGGGCGGCATCATATCCACACCGGACGAGATATCAAAGGTGATCAGCAGCCTTTATTACCGGCAGCATCTGGAAGAGGAATAG
- a CDS encoding amino acid-binding protein: MKTVKQIELWLENIPGRLSAVSELMRENRINIIACCYATTRENEGIFYFVANDPDKAVNALKAAGYKMEVKDVIACETPNHPGGLNVVLKVLKEEDINVDYIYPCVGTGDVTVMIIGVGPVKKSVNILEKNWIRVFGKELYHI, encoded by the coding sequence ATGAAAACGGTGAAACAGATCGAATTGTGGCTGGAGAATATTCCCGGCAGGCTTTCCGCCGTCAGTGAGCTGATGAGGGAGAACCGGATCAATATCATTGCGTGCTGTTATGCGACGACCCGCGAGAATGAAGGTATCTTCTATTTTGTCGCCAACGACCCGGACAAGGCCGTAAATGCGTTGAAGGCAGCTGGATATAAAATGGAAGTGAAGGACGTAATCGCCTGCGAGACCCCGAACCATCCGGGTGGTCTCAACGTGGTCCTGAAAGTCCTCAAGGAAGAGGACATCAACGTCGATTACATTTACCCCTGCGTGGGCACGGGGGATGTGACGGTCATGATCATCGGCGTGGGACCGGTGAAAAAATCTGTGAACATCCTGGAAAAGAACTGGATCCGGGTTTTCGGGAAAGAACTCTACCATATCTGA
- a CDS encoding 2-oxoacid:acceptor oxidoreductase family protein, producing MKKTIFAGFGGQGVLMMGYAYAVAAMNDGMEVTYLPSYGAEMRGGTANCTVAVSDEEIYSPVASSPDHSVILNKPSLIKFESAMIEGGLIILNSSLVDMEPSRSDIATVKIPANDLAKKEFRNERTVNMIMLGAFVAKTGMTSIDSIMKALDEVTKGKNVGSLMKTNLRSLNLGADYILQGASR from the coding sequence ATGAAAAAGACTATCTTTGCGGGATTCGGCGGCCAGGGCGTTCTCATGATGGGTTACGCCTATGCCGTGGCCGCTATGAACGATGGAATGGAAGTCACCTATCTCCCCTCTTACGGAGCCGAAATGAGGGGCGGAACGGCGAACTGCACCGTGGCCGTTTCCGACGAGGAAATATATTCACCCGTTGCATCTTCGCCGGATCACTCGGTCATTCTCAACAAACCATCCCTGATCAAATTCGAAAGCGCGATGATCGAAGGCGGCCTCATCATCCTGAATTCCAGTCTCGTCGATATGGAACCGTCCCGCAGCGATATCGCGACGGTCAAAATTCCCGCCAACGACCTGGCCAAGAAAGAGTTCCGCAACGAGCGCACGGTGAACATGATCATGCTCGGCGCCTTCGTTGCAAAAACAGGCATGACCAGCATCGACTCCATTATGAAAGCCCTCGATGAAGTCACCAAGGGGAAAAATGTGGGCAGTTTGATGAAGACCAATCTCAGGAGCCTGAACCTTGGCGCCGATTACATATTGCAAGGAGCATCCCGATGA
- a CDS encoding 2-oxoglutarate oxidoreductase, protein MEQIVFQRPRYLKKAVFHYCPGCGHSLIHRLVAEIIDELGIGDRVIGVPPAGCAVLAYDYFDIDMGEAPHGRGAALATGIKRTLPDRIVFSYQGDGDIAAIGTAETIHAANRGENITIIFVNNSCYGMTGGQMAPTTLLGQNSTTTPGGRDQLRDGGPVDLSEMLAIARGSVYIERTAVNSPKNIRRTKQALTKAFKIQMAGRGFALVEILSPCPTNWKLSPVDSLKYIDDTVTKTYPLKVIKDTVGDLE, encoded by the coding sequence ATGGAACAGATAGTCTTTCAACGACCCCGATACCTGAAAAAAGCGGTCTTCCATTACTGCCCGGGATGCGGACACAGTCTGATTCACCGGCTGGTAGCGGAAATAATCGATGAGCTCGGAATCGGCGATCGAGTGATCGGCGTTCCGCCTGCGGGATGCGCCGTCCTCGCCTATGACTATTTCGACATCGACATGGGTGAGGCACCGCACGGTCGCGGTGCGGCGCTGGCAACGGGGATCAAGCGGACGCTCCCGGACCGCATCGTCTTCAGCTACCAGGGCGATGGAGACATCGCGGCCATCGGTACGGCGGAGACGATACATGCCGCCAATCGCGGCGAGAACATCACGATCATCTTCGTCAATAACAGTTGTTACGGCATGACGGGCGGTCAGATGGCACCCACGACCCTTCTCGGCCAGAACTCCACGACAACTCCCGGCGGGCGCGACCAGTTGCGCGACGGAGGCCCGGTGGACCTCAGCGAGATGCTGGCCATCGCACGGGGAAGCGTCTACATAGAGAGAACAGCAGTGAATTCGCCGAAAAATATCAGGAGGACCAAACAGGCCCTCACAAAGGCATTCAAGATACAGATGGCGGGACGTGGTTTTGCCCTCGTGGAGATACTGTCTCCCTGCCCGACAAACTGGAAGCTATCGCCCGTCGATTCGCTCAAGTATATAGATGACACCGTCACAAAAACCTACCCCCTGAAAGTGATCAAGGACACGGTGGGCGATCTGGAATAA
- a CDS encoding MBL fold metallo-hydrolase yields MIEVHQFEEVRQIRMSREIDGKPVYWVAAYLVDGLLVDTGCHYTAEELAGYLSGERITRAVNTHFHEDHVGGNHILRDRFGIPLYAHHDSIPLIAEKIYLYPYQETVWGQPLPTSVEELPPVVETGTYTFHVIETPGHSVGHVALVEKTRGWCFSGDIFAREEMKFIRPEEDMGRTVKSMKTLMALDMDRLVLFTSVGKIIEDGRGALRKCTRYIEELAERAADLRSRGFDVQGIMTELFGGEHPFADLTNGQYTTENLVRSVLKMKQPGDCGGGEGS; encoded by the coding sequence ATGATTGAAGTACATCAGTTCGAAGAAGTAAGACAGATCAGAATGAGCCGGGAGATTGACGGCAAACCGGTGTATTGGGTGGCCGCCTATCTGGTGGATGGCCTTCTGGTCGATACGGGCTGCCACTATACGGCGGAGGAGCTTGCCGGATATCTCTCGGGGGAGCGAATCACCCGTGCCGTGAACACTCATTTTCACGAGGATCACGTGGGAGGGAACCATATCCTCCGGGATCGGTTCGGGATTCCCCTCTACGCCCATCACGACTCGATCCCGCTCATTGCAGAGAAGATATACCTCTATCCTTACCAGGAAACGGTCTGGGGACAGCCGTTACCGACGAGTGTGGAGGAGCTTCCGCCGGTCGTCGAAACAGGGACGTATACTTTTCACGTTATCGAAACACCGGGTCACAGCGTTGGTCACGTGGCCCTTGTCGAAAAGACCCGGGGGTGGTGTTTCTCCGGTGATATCTTTGCCCGCGAGGAGATGAAGTTCATCCGTCCCGAGGAGGACATGGGGCGGACGGTGAAATCCATGAAAACCCTCATGGCTCTTGATATGGACCGTCTCGTCCTCTTTACGTCGGTGGGCAAGATCATCGAGGACGGACGGGGGGCACTCCGGAAATGTACGCGGTATATTGAAGAACTGGCGGAACGGGCGGCGGACCTCCGGTCACGGGGATTCGATGTGCAGGGGATCATGACAGAGCTTTTCGGCGGCGAGCATCCCTTTGCCGATTTGACGAACGGTCAGTATACCACGGAAAACCTCGTGCGCTCCGTTCTGAAGATGAAACAACCCGGGGACTGCGGCGGCGGAGAAGGTTCATGA
- a CDS encoding ferredoxin family protein has product MIKKKKTGRISIDSELCKGCYLCISVCPNQLIVVSDTLNQKGYYPAKFSQSGSNPEDRTCTACALCALMCPDVAIEVYRE; this is encoded by the coding sequence ATGATTAAGAAAAAGAAAACCGGACGCATCTCGATCGACAGCGAATTATGCAAGGGATGCTACCTTTGCATATCCGTCTGCCCGAATCAGTTGATAGTTGTTTCCGACACATTGAACCAGAAGGGATATTACCCCGCAAAATTTTCCCAGTCCGGAAGTAATCCCGAGGACCGCACCTGCACGGCCTGTGCCCTGTGTGCACTCATGTGCCCGGACGTGGCGATAGAGGTTTATCGTGAATAA